DNA sequence from the Acidobacteriota bacterium genome:
CCCTGCTCAGTCGGAGCCCGCGAGGATCTCGGCGCCGGCGCGGGTCCTCAGTTCGTGGATCGTGCCGTGGACGAATTCGCGGATCCGGTCTCCATCGGCGCTTCGGAGGTTCATCTCCAGGTGGTACTGCTGCACCGGAAGAATGTCCGGAATCTCGACGAAGACCGAGCGGCCGTCTTCGGAGACAGTCGCGGACGGGATCGCGAGGACGTCTTCACCGACTCCCTCACCCAGCACGCGGTAGTCCTCCGAGCCGTAGCTGGCTTGACGAACGTACTGCCAGATCCGCATCGAGTAGTTGCCCGGGTCGGCGGCAGCATCCCGGTCGAGCGCGGTGGTGAAACGGACGACGATGCCGTCGCGGGCGGTTTCGTAGGCCATGGGGATGCGCAGGGGTTCGTCCGTGCGCCGCACGCGGTAGAAGCCGCCCGGCTGGGTGCGGTCGCCCGCCCATGCGAAGAGGCCGCAGACGTAGAGATGGTCGTCGGCGGGGTTGAAGCGGCCACGGATCAGGCCGGTCGGCGCGGCCGTGACCGGCAATTCGGTGACGGCCGCCTGGCGTGGCGGCCCGTCGCCCGCGGCCAACGCGTGGTCGAAGAGCACGGAGAACATCTTGCCGTTGCCGTAGGAGAGGTAGATCAGGGAGTCGTCGAGTTCGCCCCAGCGCTGGCTCCGCACCCATACGGGTGCCGACGGGGAGCGGTCGACATCGTGGTGAATCCAGGTCACCGGCTGGACGAAGTCGTCGGGGTCGCGGTCGGGCTCGCGCCAGGCCCGCATGTAGCCATGGAACGTCCCCGGTTCGACCCAGTTGACCCGGTTCTCGGGGATCCAGTGGCCCTCCTGGTCGGTCACGATCACGCTGCCGTCCGGGTTGACCACGAGGCCGTTGGGCGCCCGAAAGCCGTTGGCGATGATCTCCGTCCCGGAGCCGTCGGCGGCGACCCTGAGGATCGTGCCGTGCTGCGGCACACGGGCGTCGAAGTCGTGTCCGGCGCCCTTGGCGTAGTAGAAGTTGCCGTCCTTGTCGGCCTCCAGGCCGACGGCGAACTCGTGGAAGTGGGCCGAGGCCTGGGCGTCGTGATTGAACGCCTCGTACCGGTCCGCCCCGCCGTCGCCGTTCAGGTCGTGAAGGCGGGTGATCTGGTCGCGCGACGTGACGAAGATCTCGCCGCCGCGCGTGTTCACGCCGAGCGGCTCGTACATCCCGGTGGCGAAGCGCTTCCAGGTGACGGCTCCGATGTCTTCGCCGCCCAGCCCGTCGACCAGCCAGACATCGCCCATCCAGGTCGCGACGACCGCCCGCATGCCGCCGTCGAGGAAGTCGAATCCGCCCAGGCGCATCCAGGAGCGGTAGGGATTCTCGAGGGGCGTCGTGATCGCCTCGAGTTCGAAGGGACCACCTCGGCGGCCCAGGACGCGGCTCTCGGTCGTGATCGTCTCGGTCCATTGCGCTGGCCCGCCTTGGGTCAGCGGTTCGAGATCGGCGGGCGGCTCGACGCCGGCCGCCCTGGCCAGGAATCCGGCGTTCGACCGGCCGCGCCGCCCGATCACGACCTTGAACCGGACCGGTTCGTCGCCGGCGTGAACTCTCAGGCGCAGGTCGTCGCCGACGTCGTCGACCCATTGGACGGCGTCCGGCGCGCCGACGAGGGCCGCAACGATGGGTCCGCTGTGCTCGCCTCGGTCTGCCGCGTTCGGGCGGGGTTCGCGGAAGCCGGCGGCCTCGCCGTCGCTCCAGGCCCGGCCGCCCTGCTGATGCGCCACTTGGACGACCAGGTCCGCGTCCCGGGGCCCCATGTTCAGTGTCCGACTGAACAGCCCGCCGCCTTCCGAGGCGCCGAGTTCCAGGACCTCCGTGTCGCCGACCCGGTAGTGCAATACCACCTTGGAGCCATGGACGTAGTGGCCTAGCCAGCGGGCGATGTCGGGATCCTGCGGCCCGAAACGGCGGCCTCCGCGGCCGGTGATGCGGGTGTCGCGGAAGTCATCGCCCGCCCGGGACCAGCCCGGTGCGTCCGGGTTCGTGAACAGCAGGTCGCCGACGATCGCCGGCTCCACCACGTGCCTGCCGTTGTAGTTGATGGAGTTCCAGTCCATGAAGCCGGCTCCGGTCCAGCCCGCCGCCCAGCGCAGGGTGTCCGTGTCGAAGAGCAGGAACTCGTTGCCCTTGGCAATGCCACCCGGACCCTCGTCGACCCTGATGGCGATGCCCTTGTTCGCGTTGTTGCCGGGTTCGACGATGTACGAGTGGACCTTGAACGGCCCGTAATCCATGTCGGACCAGGGGTTGCCGGTCAGCTCCTGAGCGCCGACAGCGCCGGCGAACAGAACGGTGGCTGCGACCGTCAGGCCGGCGGCGGTCAGTTGTCGCATCGGGCCGGAGGATTGTAACCGCGCTCCTAACGGTTGACGCGGGACCTGGTGACAGCTACCTTCACGCGCACCATGAAGAAGGCAACACTCTGGATTGTCGCCGTCGTCGCCGGCCTCGTGCTGCTCGGCGTTGGCTACGGCATCGGCTGGCTTACCGGCGTGACCGGTGTGGGGCGTACTGTTCCGCTGGAGGATCTCTCGGAGCGGGAGCGGGCGTTCGCTGAGCGGATGCAGGACGTCGACCTGGTGGGACACTTCACGATCCAGAACATCTCCGGGCTCGAAGAGGTCGATGGCGTCAGCCGCGACAAGAACCCGGAGCGTTACGAGATCGCGAGCGTCTCGAAGCTCGAGGGGGAGGGCGACCGCTGGCGCTTCGACGTCCGGGTCGTCTACATGACGGTCGACGTCACGTTGCCGGTCGTGGTGCCGATCGTGTGGGCCGGCGATACGCCGATGGTCAGCATCACCGACTTCGAGATCCCGGGCCTTGGCGACCAGTTCGGGGCGCGGGTTCTGTTCTACGACGAGCGGTACGCCGGAACCTGGGACCACGGTCCGTACGGCGGCCTGATGTACGGCGTGATCGAACCGGCGGGGGCCGGCGAGTAGGACTGCGTTTCGGGCTCGCCGCTTCGCTGCGAGTCTTCCGCGGGTCAGAACCCGGCTGGCGCGTCCCCGCGCCAGCCGCGTCACAGTCCGAGCGCCCGTCTTCGGGCGGTCGGATGTCAGACCCGCGGCCACAGCCGGCCGGAAGGCCGGCGCACCCAGTGTTCCCTACCAGGTGTCGATGTGACGGCGCTTCTTGCCGTCGCGGACCGGGGGCGGCGGCACGGAGTCGAGGGTGCGGGCGATCCAGCGCCGTGAGTCGGCGGGGTCGATCACGTCGTCGACCGCGAACGAGGCGCCGGCGGTGAGGGCGCTGCCGCGCTCGTAGGCCGCGGCGACCAGCTCCTCGTAGCGGGCGCGGCGCTCTTCGGGGTCCTCGATCGCCGCCAGCTCGTTGCGGAAGCCGAGTTTGACCTGGCCTTCCAGGCCCATGCCGCCAAACTCGGCCGTCGGCCAGGCGACGGTGAAGAACGGCTCTTTCAGGTCGCCGCCGGCCATGGCCTGGGCGCCGAGCCCGTAGGCCTTGCGCAGAACGATCGTCAGCGACGGCACCGTGATGTTGGCGCCGACGACGAACAACCGGCAGCAGTGGCGGACCAGGGCGGTGCGCTCGATCTCCGGGCCGACCATCATGCCGGGGGTGTCGCAGAGCACGAGCACCGGGATGTCGAAGGCGTCGCAGAGCTGCAGGAAGCGCGCGCCCTTGTCGGAGCCGTCGCTGTCGATGGCTCCCGACAGGAACTCGGGGTTGTTCGCGAGCACGCCGACCGGCCGCCCCTCGATGCGGATCAGGGAGGTCACCATGCCGAGGCCGAACGAGGGTCGGAGTTCCAGCACGCTGCCGGTGTCGGCGAGCGTCTCGATGACTTCCCGGACGTTGTAGACGCGGAGACGGTTCTCGGGGATGATCCGGCGCAGGAGTCGCTGATCGGGTGCCTCCCAGTCCCCGGTGCGGCCCTGGAAGTAGGACAGGTACTGCTTCGTTGCGGCGACCGCCTCGGCCTCGTCCTCGACGGCGATGTCGACGACGCCGTTCGGGACCTGGACGTCCATCGGGCCGACCTCCTCGGGCCGGAACACGCCCAGGCCGCCGCCTTCGATCAGGGCCGGACCGCCCATGCCGATGCTCGAGTCGGCGGTGGCGATGATCACGTCGCAGCAGCCGAGCAACGCCGCGTTGCCGGCGAAACAGAAGCGGGACGTGACGCCGACGATCGGGACCAGGCCGGAGAGGCGGGCGAACGAGGTGAAGGTCGGCGTGTCCAGGGGCCGATAGGTGTCGGCGCTGCGGCCCTGGCCGGCCTTGGAGGTCGAGGCGCCGCCCTTGCGCTTGCCCCCGGTGCCGGCGCGGCCGCCTCCGCCCTCCGCGAACAGGACAACGGGGCGCTTCCAGCGATGAGCCAGTTCGACCATGCGGTCCGTCTTCGGATGGTTGAGAGCGCCCTGGGTGCCGGCGAGCACGGTGTAGTCGTAGGCCATGACGACGCAGCGCGAACGCTCGTCCGGGAACAGGTGGCCGTTGATCGAGCCGACGCCGGTGACCATGCCGTCGGTCGGGAACTTGCGGATGACCTCTTCCTTCGGGAGGCCGGTGCCGGGGGTGAGGACGAGTTGGCCGTGTTCCACGAAGCTGCCGTCGTCGCACAGGTCGTCGATGTTCTCGCGCGCGGTGCGCTGGTTCGTGTTGCGGCGCTTCTTCACCGCGTCGGGCCGTGCGTCATCCAGGGTCACCCGGTGGCGCTCGAGGACCTCTCCGAGGTCGGGCCGGATCGCGTCGAGGTCGACCTGGGTTTCCTGTTCCACGCTCGCGACCCCGACATCCCCTTCCTCGACCAGGGCGAGGACATGGCCCTCCCACACCGCGTCGCCGACCGCCGCGCGCAGTTCCCGCAGCACGCCGCCAACTTCGGACCGGATCTCGTGCTCCATCTTCATCGCTTCCATGATGAAGAGGATCTGCCCGGGCGCGATGGCCTCGCCGGGTCCGGCCTCGTGGCTGAGGACGGTGCCCTGCATCGGGGCGCGGACCGCGGTGAGACCTTCTGGCACCGGCGTCTGGTCGACCGGAGCCGGTTCAGCGGCCTGCACGCTCACCGAGGGGGCACCGGACTTGCCATGATCCAGCACCGCCAGCGGGTCGACGGCGTCCACCTTGACGCCGGCAAGGCCCTGTCCGGTGTCGAGAGGCTTGCCGGCCTGGCAGGGGCGGTCGTCGAACCCCTTGGCGGCTTCGACCAGTTCGGACAGCCGCTCGTCGACGAAGCGGGTGTGGACGTTCCAGGCCACGACCTCGGGGTGGCCGAGAAGGGCGCGCAGGAAGGAAGCGTTCGTGTCGATGCCGTCGGTCCTGAAGTCGGCGAGCGCCCGCGCCGTCCGCGTAAGGGCTGCGGCATGGCCCGGTGACGGCGTCCGTCCCACGACCTTGGCGAGCAGCGAGTCGAAGCGGGGATTCGTCTGGTAGCCCGTGTAACCGAAGGTGTCCGTGCGCAAGCCGGGACCCGAGGCCGGCTCGAAAGCGGCCAGGACCCCGCCGCCGGGAAGCACCCGGCCGTCAGCCGCCATCGTCTCCATGTTGACGCGGGCCTGGACCGCGCAGCCGCGCGGCGTCACCTCCCCGCCGAAGCCCGACTCGGCCAACAGCCGTCCGCGGGCTAGTTCGAGCTGGAGCTGGACGAGGTCGACACCGAAGACCTCCTCGGTCACCGTGTGCTCGACCTGGAGGCGGGCGTTCGCCTCGATGAAGTAGAAGCGCGGCTCAGCGCCGGCCTCGACCAGAAACTCCACCGTGCCCAGGCTCCGGTAGCCGGCCGCCGAGGCGAGGGTGATCGCTGCCTCCCGCAGCGCCACCCGCAGGTCTTCCGGCAAAGCCGGAGCGGGCGCGATCTCGATCAGCTTCTGGTGACGTCGCTGGAGACTGCAGTCGCGGTCGCCGAAGTGGCGGACGGCGCCGCTGTCGTCGGCGGCGATCTGCACCTCCACATGGCGAACCGCGGAGAGCAGTTGTTCAACGAAGACGCCGTCGGTGTCGAAGGCGGCCCCGGCCTCGGACGTTGCGCGCCGGTAAGCGTCCTCGATCTCGTCCGCAGCGGCGACCACGCGCATGCCGCGGCCACCGCCGCCCCCGATCGCCTTGATGAGCATCGAGGCGCCAGTGGGCAGCTCGTCGAAGAACGTGTGGGCCTGTTCGATCGTCACCGGCTCGGAGATCCCGGGAACGACCGGCACGCCGTGCTTCTCAGCGAGGGCCCGGGCCCGCGCCTTGTCGCCGAACAACTCCAGCGCTTCCGGCGCCGGTCCGACGAACGTGATCCCGTTGTCCTGGCACGCGCGGGCGAAGCCGGCGTTCTCACTCAGGAAGCCGTAGCCGGGATGGACCGCATCGCATCCATGTTCGGCCGCGGCCCGCAGCAGTTGCTCGCCGTCGAGGTAGGCCGCCGGGCCGGAGCCGCCGAGCGCCGCCGCCTCGTCCGCTCTGCGTACGTGAAGCGACTGGTCGTCGTCCTCCGAGAACACGGCGACCGTGGGAATGTCGAGTTCCGCCGCGGCGCGAGCGATTCGGACCGCGATCTCGCCGCGGTTGGCGATCAGGAGCTTCATGGGACGCATGCCCTCGGTTCGGAAGGGCCGCTATCCTACGCGCCCATGAAGATCCTCCGCACGCCCGACGAGCGTTTCGCCAACCTGCCGGACTTCGACTACGAGCCGCACTACACCGTGGTGCCCAGCGGCGACGACGACGGCGATGGTCTTCGGATCCACCACGTGGAGGCCGGCCCAAGCGACGGTCCGCTGGTGCTCCTGATGCACGGGCAGCCGACCTGGAGCTTTCTCTACCGGCGCATGATCCCGGTGCTGGTCGAGCGCGGAATGCGGGTGATCGCGCCGGATCTCGTCGGCTACGGCCGGTCCGACAAACCGGCCGAGCGCGACGACTACACGTACCAGCGGCAGGTCGACTGGTTGAGCGCCTGGCTGCGAGCCAACGGCGTCGTTCAGGCGACGCTGGTCGGCCAGGACTGGGGAGGCCTCATCGGTCTGCGGATGGCGGCTGCCGACCCGGCGCGCTTCGACCGCATCGTCGCCGCGAACACCGGTCTGCCCCTGCCGATGAACGTGCCGCAAGAAACCGTGGAGAAGATCGCGAGATTCCGCGCCGAGGCGCCGACGCCGACCATCATGGAAATGCAGCAGCAGATCTCGCAGATGGGCGCCGAGACATCCGACCGCCCGAAGACGGGCGTTCGGACTGTGACGCGGCTGGCGCGGGGACGCGCCAGCCGGGTTCCGGCGATGAAGTTCGCGTACTGGCAGAAGTGGACCTGGGAGACCGAGGACATTCCGGTCGGGATGCTCCTCGCGGGCAGCGTCGACGGGGTGACCCTCACGCCCGAAGAGATCGCGGCCTACGACGCGCCCTTTCCCGATCCCTCCTACAAGGCGGGGATTCGCGCCATGCCCAGCCGGGTCCCGATGCTGCCGACCGACCCCTCGGTGCCGGCCCAGATCGAGGCTTGGAAGGTGTTCGCGGAGTGGACCAGGCCGTTCCTCTGCGCCTTCGCCGACAACGATCCGGTGACGGGCGCGGCCCGGCGGCCGTTCGAGGAGCGTGTTCCTGGCGCGAAGGGGCAGTCGCATCGAACGATTGAGGGTGGCGGGCACTTCCTCCAGGAAGGCCGGGGCGTGGAACTGGCCACGATCGTCGCCGACTTCATCGACTCGACGCCGGCCGAGGGGTAGCTGGGAGTGGCCATCAAGCGACGCACGGCGGTGCAAGGTGCGCAAGCAGGTGCCGCCCGGGTAGTGG
Encoded proteins:
- a CDS encoding cytochrome C oxidase Cbb3 codes for the protein MRQLTAAGLTVAATVLFAGAVGAQELTGNPWSDMDYGPFKVHSYIVEPGNNANKGIAIRVDEGPGGIAKGNEFLLFDTDTLRWAAGWTGAGFMDWNSINYNGRHVVEPAIVGDLLFTNPDAPGWSRAGDDFRDTRITGRGGRRFGPQDPDIARWLGHYVHGSKVVLHYRVGDTEVLELGASEGGGLFSRTLNMGPRDADLVVQVAHQQGGRAWSDGEAAGFREPRPNAADRGEHSGPIVAALVGAPDAVQWVDDVGDDLRLRVHAGDEPVRFKVVIGRRGRSNAGFLARAAGVEPPADLEPLTQGGPAQWTETITTESRVLGRRGGPFELEAITTPLENPYRSWMRLGGFDFLDGGMRAVVATWMGDVWLVDGLGGEDIGAVTWKRFATGMYEPLGVNTRGGEIFVTSRDQITRLHDLNGDGGADRYEAFNHDAQASAHFHEFAVGLEADKDGNFYYAKGAGHDFDARVPQHGTILRVAADGSGTEIIANGFRAPNGLVVNPDGSVIVTDQEGHWIPENRVNWVEPGTFHGYMRAWREPDRDPDDFVQPVTWIHHDVDRSPSAPVWVRSQRWGELDDSLIYLSYGNGKMFSVLFDHALAAGDGPPRQAAVTELPVTAAPTGLIRGRFNPADDHLYVCGLFAWAGDRTQPGGFYRVRRTDEPLRIPMAYETARDGIVVRFTTALDRDAAADPGNYSMRIWQYVRQASYGSEDYRVLGEGVGEDVLAIPSATVSEDGRSVFVEIPDILPVQQYHLEMNLRSADGDRIREFVHGTIHELRTRAGAEILAGSD
- a CDS encoding carbamoyl-phosphate synthase large subunit encodes the protein MRPMKLLIANRGEIAVRIARAAAELDIPTVAVFSEDDDQSLHVRRADEAAALGGSGPAAYLDGEQLLRAAAEHGCDAVHPGYGFLSENAGFARACQDNGITFVGPAPEALELFGDKARARALAEKHGVPVVPGISEPVTIEQAHTFFDELPTGASMLIKAIGGGGGRGMRVVAAADEIEDAYRRATSEAGAAFDTDGVFVEQLLSAVRHVEVQIAADDSGAVRHFGDRDCSLQRRHQKLIEIAPAPALPEDLRVALREAAITLASAAGYRSLGTVEFLVEAGAEPRFYFIEANARLQVEHTVTEEVFGVDLVQLQLELARGRLLAESGFGGEVTPRGCAVQARVNMETMAADGRVLPGGGVLAAFEPASGPGLRTDTFGYTGYQTNPRFDSLLAKVVGRTPSPGHAAALTRTARALADFRTDGIDTNASFLRALLGHPEVVAWNVHTRFVDERLSELVEAAKGFDDRPCQAGKPLDTGQGLAGVKVDAVDPLAVLDHGKSGAPSVSVQAAEPAPVDQTPVPEGLTAVRAPMQGTVLSHEAGPGEAIAPGQILFIMEAMKMEHEIRSEVGGVLRELRAAVGDAVWEGHVLALVEEGDVGVASVEQETQVDLDAIRPDLGEVLERHRVTLDDARPDAVKKRRNTNQRTARENIDDLCDDGSFVEHGQLVLTPGTGLPKEEVIRKFPTDGMVTGVGSINGHLFPDERSRCVVMAYDYTVLAGTQGALNHPKTDRMVELAHRWKRPVVLFAEGGGGRAGTGGKRKGGASTSKAGQGRSADTYRPLDTPTFTSFARLSGLVPIVGVTSRFCFAGNAALLGCCDVIIATADSSIGMGGPALIEGGGLGVFRPEEVGPMDVQVPNGVVDIAVEDEAEAVAATKQYLSYFQGRTGDWEAPDQRLLRRIIPENRLRVYNVREVIETLADTGSVLELRPSFGLGMVTSLIRIEGRPVGVLANNPEFLSGAIDSDGSDKGARFLQLCDAFDIPVLVLCDTPGMMVGPEIERTALVRHCCRLFVVGANITVPSLTIVLRKAYGLGAQAMAGGDLKEPFFTVAWPTAEFGGMGLEGQVKLGFRNELAAIEDPEERRARYEELVAAAYERGSALTAGASFAVDDVIDPADSRRWIARTLDSVPPPPVRDGKKRRHIDTW
- a CDS encoding haloalkane dehalogenase, with the translated sequence MKILRTPDERFANLPDFDYEPHYTVVPSGDDDGDGLRIHHVEAGPSDGPLVLLMHGQPTWSFLYRRMIPVLVERGMRVIAPDLVGYGRSDKPAERDDYTYQRQVDWLSAWLRANGVVQATLVGQDWGGLIGLRMAAADPARFDRIVAANTGLPLPMNVPQETVEKIARFRAEAPTPTIMEMQQQISQMGAETSDRPKTGVRTVTRLARGRASRVPAMKFAYWQKWTWETEDIPVGMLLAGSVDGVTLTPEEIAAYDAPFPDPSYKAGIRAMPSRVPMLPTDPSVPAQIEAWKVFAEWTRPFLCAFADNDPVTGAARRPFEERVPGAKGQSHRTIEGGGHFLQEGRGVELATIVADFIDSTPAEG